The sequence ATCACGATCTTTAGATTTGTATTTAGCTTGGATTTCTTTAATTTTTGGTTGTAATTTCATCATGTTACGTTGGCTACGTAATTGTTTTACCATCAACGGTAAAATCAATAAACGGATAACAATCGTAATCAAAATAATACCCATACCATAGCTATTACCTGCTAAGGCTGATAGCTTCAAGATTAACCAACTAATTGGAAATACAATATAGTGACTCCAAAATCCTGTTGTATTTGCATCTATTGGATTTGACGCTGCTCCTGCTGTTGGCGAACACGCTGATAAAACAAGTACTAATGAAGCGACCATTAATAGTAATAGCCATTTTTTATTTGCTTTCACTCAATAAATCCCCCTTATCCAAAACCTATCTATTTTATAGATATATTATTTAGAACGGTGTTGGTACACCTTTGCTAATTTCAATACATGTTCGAGACTCGATTTCATCTCATGGTAAGTCATAGTGGCCGCCGGATTTCTGGCGATAATAACAATATCAACATCATGTTTAATCAACTGGTTTGCATCAAATTCCATCATTACATGACGCAAGCAGCGTTTAATGTAATTTCGTAGATGCGCGTCGC comes from Brochothrix thermosphacta DSM 20171 = FSL F6-1036 and encodes:
- the rnpA gene encoding ribonuclease P protein component; the protein is MKKANRIKRNEDFQTIFKHGHSTANRQFVIYSYPKKDQAHFRVGLSVSKKLGDAHLRNYIKRCLRHVMMEFDANQLIKHDVDIVIIARNPAATMTYHEMKSSLEHVLKLAKVYQHRSK